Within the Erigeron canadensis isolate Cc75 chromosome 6, C_canadensis_v1, whole genome shotgun sequence genome, the region ttcGTGCATACAATAGAGGTTCTGATAGTTCATGCATATTATAAATATTCGATCATAGTTAGTTATATTTCGTAGCACTAACCCAATTTAAACATGACAAATCCGCAACGAAGTGCGGATAATTTTATCAGTTAGAATTTATACATCTTGATGAactatatgataaaaatataactaatatatacGTTAATAAGAATCTTTTAGCCAAACCAAAAAATAATACTATTAATATAAGTCTTGCTCCTTCAATGCACTACTACGCAATTCACTCAATCTCTTACACATTTTGAACTGTTCTGCTCATTTTTATCACACACtcgaacaaaatcaaacttaatAAAGAAATTGTAATTTAGctatatattaacattaattCAAAATTTGTTGCCTCATATTTAGATTTGTTGGAGAGTCCAATAAATTCAACACCATCTACAATTGAATCCACTTCCTCACTACACTTTCGCTCCACACTATTTAACATCTTGATCTCTCACActacaatatttttttcaaagtccCGTAGTAAAACATCTTCAACTATCCTTAAGCCACCGTAGCACCACCCAACTATTCCGGAAACTACCACCACGCACTCATCATTTCAACCATCATCATGTATCAAAGTTTGAATCTTAAAGGCTTTCGTATTGACTTACTTAGAAACTGCAATGTTGAATTCACATGTCCTCCTGCACGCTTCGGAAAAGCCTAAATTGCTCTAACAAATTCCAAAACAagattttaatattatgttcCTACATATGTAAcgttattaaaaatttttataaagagTAATTTTGGTGATATAGTACGATCCCAATTACTTTGGGCCATACAAATAATGTTATGGTCGTTATGCGAACATGGCATGTCATACTCATTTTATTCTTTAGCTATTGCTTTTACTTACTTTCTTCACTATGCATGCTAGCAGCTACTTGTTTTTTCCACTTATTAAAGGGCCATTTTCTTCAATTCGTTGTTACTTCGGTTGTGGATCCATCCTGCTACTATACTCTTTATTATGCAAAATAACGTGTGGGTCCGAAACGAGTAATTgcttttgcttttctttttccCGACTAATAAGTCTTGGTCTATGGATGTTACATATCACTCTATATctaattattatctatatatatacacatgccATGCATCCTTAAAATGTAGTAAAGCCAATTACAACTAACTAGCTACTCTAAAAactttttttgatatataacatTATTAACTATTTTCGAAGTAAGTTAAGCTCTTTTCAATTTCCAATATGAAGTCTTTTCTTGTGTTTTTGCTGCCacctatattattttttatgaataGTGGTTTTTTTAGTCTGGGGCTCACACAAGATGCCAATACCACGGTATCCGGGTCAGGGTCCTGCATTGAGAAGGAGAGGCAAGCGTTGTTGATTTTTAAAAGCCACCTTGGTGATGTGTTTAAATATTGGGGAAACGATGAAGAAAAGCGGGGTTGCTGCCAATGGGTGGGTGTTTATTGTGACAGCCACACTGGTCATGTGATCAAACTTGATCTTCATGATAGAGGGTTGAACGGATCCGTAAATGGTTCCCTTGGAAATTTGAGTTCTCTTGCACATTTAGACCTGTCTACTAACAATTTAACTGGAAACTTGCCCAATACTGTTTGTCAACTTCCAAAACTTGGTTACCTTGATGTTAGTAACAATTCTTTAAACGGAAACATACCTGACTTCATGGGCTGTCCATCTTTGTCGACCTTAGACCTCTCAAGTAATAATTTTACTGGAGATTTGCCTAACAGTGTGGGCCAACTTACAAATCTTCATTATCTCGACGTTAGTGGCAATTCTTTCACCGGAAACATACCTGACTTCACGGGCTGTCCATCTTTGTCGACCCTAGACTTGTCTAAAAACAACTTTACTGGAGATTTGCCCATCAGTGTCGGTCAGCTTTTAAAACTTAGTTATCTTGATGTTTCATCCAACTCCCTTAATGGTGCAATCTGTGACCAACATTTTCAAAACCTCACCCACTTAAATTTTTTGGATCTGTCTTTCAATTCCTTTTCATTTGATCAGTTGAGGTCCATTCCTTCTCAATTGGAGACGATAAGATTACAATCTTGCAGGTTGGGGCCTAGTTTCCCTTTCTGGctcaaaactcaaaaaagttttatatatctCGATATTTCAAGTGCTGGAATATCACATAGCATTCCTTCATGGTTTTGGGGTCAGCTACCATCCAGTTTGAATTTTCTAAACATCTCCTCAAATGAAATAAAAGATGTGCTAGTAGATATAACAGTTGACTTCGATCAGTACCCTGGAATGGATTTGAGTGACAATCATTTTGAAGGTAGGGTATCACTGTTGCCTTCTAAACTTGCCGCATTAAGCCTCTCTGGAAACAAGCTCTCCGGAAACCTCTCTTTCTTGTGTCAAATTGATGAGGCAATTTCTTTGATTGACCTCTCAAAAAATTCATTCACAGGGAGCCTTCCTGATTGTTGGTCGAAATTccaaaaaaacttaacaattctTAATCTATCAAATAACAATCTGTCTGGGAAACTTCCTCCTTCTTTGGGAAACTTGTCTCGGCTGGAGGCATTGTATTTGCGAAACAACACCTTTGTTGGTGAACTTCCAATGTCCTTGAGTAACTGCACAAAACTAAGGTTTGTGGATCTCGGAGAAAACAACTTATCTGGCGTGATACCTGCATGGATAGGGGAAAGACTAACGGAGTTATACGTTCTTGTTCTCCGATCTAATAGATTCTTAGGTACTCTACCTACGCAAGTATGTTGGCTGTATAATCTTCAACTTTTGGACCTGTCTAAGAATAGATTATCAGGCAATATTCCTGAGGTAACCTCACAGCTATGGTCACGAAACGGTTTGGAGATGATGTAGCCAGCCATCGTTATCCTTATGCTGTACGAAGTGTGCGAAGACGTGGCACACTTGAAGGCCACCCACATTTAACTCTTGAGATGCTTGAGGGAGACAATTATCGTCCCATGCCTCCCCTAGAGACCGTCATAGAAGCTGTCGGAGAAGCCCTATTCACTGACATTGCATTCGTTGCATGGAAAGGAAAAGTCCGTGAGTTTGGAAGAAGTAATCTCGAGCTACTTAAGAGCATTGATCTTTCAAACAACAGCTTTTCGGGAATACTTCCCAATGAGATCACCAGGCTTGTTGAAGTGGTGTCGTTAAATTTCTCCTGTAACAAATTTCACGGACAAGTCCCAGAAGATATCGGGCAGTTAAAATATCTTGAAACTTTCGACTTGTCAGGAAATGAATTTTCCGGAAGTATTCCCTCCAGCTTGTCATTGATAGATTCTTTAGGTTATCTTGA harbors:
- the LOC122604245 gene encoding receptor-like protein EIX2 encodes the protein MKSFLVFLLPPILFFMNSGFFSLGLTQDANTTVSGSGSCIEKERQALLIFKSHLGDVFKYWGNDEEKRGCCQWVGVYCDSHTGHVIKLDLHDRGLNGSVNGSLGNLSSLAHLDLSTNNLTGNLPNTVCQLPKLGYLDVSNNSLNGNIPDFMGCPSLSTLDLSSNNFTGDLPNSVGQLTNLHYLDVSGNSFTGNIPDFTGCPSLSTLDLSKNNFTGDLPISVGQLLKLSYLDVSSNSLNGAICDQHFQNLTHLNFLDLSFNSFSFDQLRSIPSQLETIRLQSCRLGPSFPFWLKTQKSFIYLDISSAGISHSIPSWFWGQLPSSLNFLNISSNEIKDVLVDITVDFDQYPGMDLSDNHFEGRVSLLPSKLAALSLSGNKLSGNLSFLCQIDEAISLIDLSKNSFTGSLPDCWSKFQKNLTILNLSNNNLSGKLPPSLGNLSRLEALYLRNNTFVGELPMSLSNCTKLRFVDLGENNLSGVIPAWIGERLTELYVLVLRSNRFLGTLPTQIIRQYS
- the LOC122603722 gene encoding receptor-like protein EIX2, with product MVTKRFGDDVASHRYPYAVRSVRRRGTLEGHPHLTLEMLEGDNYRPMPPLETVIEAVGEALFTDIAFVAWKGKVREFGRSNLELLKSIDLSNNSFSGILPNEITRLVEVVSLNFSCNKFHGQVPEDIGQLKYLETFDLSGNEFSGSIPSSLSLIDSLGYLDLSNNNLSGKIPLGNGRKLQQFNSSSYNGNHLLCGPPLTQECGFMPVGPVDGKQEDDQEEEEELWKSYYMGMGVGFGAGFWGICGAIFLNRRCRYVMFASLSHVKDWIYISLVVYLRKLKR